From the genome of Camelus bactrianus isolate YW-2024 breed Bactrian camel chromosome 33, ASM4877302v1, whole genome shotgun sequence, one region includes:
- the TMEM218 gene encoding transmembrane protein 218 isoform X1 gives MAGTVLGVGAGVFLLALLWVSVLLLCVLLSRASGVARFSVIFVFLGALIVTAVLLLLPRASEFPAPEAEMKIVDAFFIGRYVLLAFLTVVFLGSLFLVLIHHILEPIYAKPLRSY, from the exons ATGGCCGGCACCGTGCTGGGCGTGGGGGCCGGCGTGTTCCTCCTTGCCCTGCTCTGGGTGTCGGTGCTGCTGCTGTGTGTGCTGTTGTCCAGAGCCTCCGGGGTAGCTAG GTTCTCTGTCATTTTCGTGTTCCTCGGGGCTCTGATCGTCACCGCTGTCCTGTTGCTCTTACCCCGAGCCAGCGAATTCCCAGCCCCCGAGGCTGAGATGAAG ATTGTGGATGCCTTTTTCATCGGCCGCTATGTCCTGCTGGCTTTCCTCACTGTTGTCTTCCTTGGAAGCCTCTTCTTGGTGCTAATCCATCACATCCTGGAACCAATCTATGCCAAACCACTGCGGTCCTACTGA
- the TMEM218 gene encoding transmembrane protein 218 isoform X2, whose protein sequence is MAGTVLGVGAGVFLLALLWVSVLLLCVLLSRASGVARNLELPGVNRSASRWYLSGRKGVGMKRFSVIFVFLGALIVTAVLLLLPRASEFPAPEAEMKIVDAFFIGRYVLLAFLTVVFLGSLFLVLIHHILEPIYAKPLRSY, encoded by the exons ATGGCCGGCACCGTGCTGGGCGTGGGGGCCGGCGTGTTCCTCCTTGCCCTGCTCTGGGTGTCGGTGCTGCTGCTGTGTGTGCTGTTGTCCAGAGCCTCCGGGGTAGCTAG GAATTTGGAACTACCAGGGGTAAACAGGAGCGCATCCCGCTGGTACCTGTCTGGGAGGAAGGGCGTTGGGATGAAG AGGTTCTCTGTCATTTTCGTGTTCCTCGGGGCTCTGATCGTCACCGCTGTCCTGTTGCTCTTACCCCGAGCCAGCGAATTCCCAGCCCCCGAGGCTGAGATGAAG ATTGTGGATGCCTTTTTCATCGGCCGCTATGTCCTGCTGGCTTTCCTCACTGTTGTCTTCCTTGGAAGCCTCTTCTTGGTGCTAATCCATCACATCCTGGAACCAATCTATGCCAAACCACTGCGGTCCTACTGA